A stretch of Lutra lutra chromosome 9, mLutLut1.2, whole genome shotgun sequence DNA encodes these proteins:
- the PCNA gene encoding proliferating cell nuclear antigen, translating to MFEARLVQGSILKKVLEALKDLINEACWDISSSGVNLQSMDSSHVSLVQLTLRSEGFDTYRCDRNLAMGVNLTSMSKILKCAGNEDIITLRAEDNADTLALVFEAPNQEKVSDYEMKLMDLDVEQLGIPEQEYSCVVKMPSGEFARICRDLSHIGDAVVISCAKDGVKFSASGELGNGNIKLSQTSNVDKEEEAVTIEMNEPVQLTFALRYLNFFTKATPLSPTVTLSMSADVPLVVEYKIADMGHLKYYLAPKIEDEEGS from the exons ATGTTCGAGGCGCGCCTGGTCCAGGGCTCCATCCTGAAGAAGGTGCTGGAGGCGCTGAAGGATCTCATCAATGAGGCCTGCTGGGACATAAGCTCGAGCGGCGTCAACCTGCAGAGCATGGATTCCTCCCACGTCTCCCTGGTGCAGCTCACCCTGCGCTCCGAGGGCTTCGACACGTACCGCTGCGACCGCAACTTGGCCATGGGTGTGAACCTCACCAG CATGTCCAAAATACTGAAATGCGCTGGCAATGAGGACATCATTACACTAAGGGCTGAAGATAATGCGGACACCCTGGCCCTAGTATTTGAAGCTCCAA ATCAAGAAAAGGTTTCAGactatgaaatgaaattaatggATTTAGATGTTGAACAACTTGGAATTCCA gaGCAAGAGTATAGCTGTGTAGTAAAGATGCCTTCTGGTGAATTTGCACGTATATGCCGAGATCTCAGTCATATTGGAGATGCTGTTGTAATTTCCTGTGCAAAAGATGGAGTGAAATTTTCTGCAAGTGGAGAACtaggaaatggaaatattaagTTGTCACAAACAAGTAATGTCGATAAGGAGGAGGAAGCT gTTACTATAGAGATGAATGAGCCAGTTCAGCTAACTTTTGCACTGAGATACCTGAACTTCTTTACAAAAGCCACTCCGCTCTCTCCTACAGTAACACTCAGTATGTCTGCAGATGTACCCCTTG TTGTAGAGTATAAAATTGCCGACATGGGACATTTAAAGTACTATTTGGCTCCCAAGATCGAGGATGAAGAAGGATCTTAG